In Alkalihalobacillus sp. FSL W8-0930, a single window of DNA contains:
- a CDS encoding LTA synthase family protein produces the protein MEKVKSALSRLKLYWLAVFMLTIKSYILYKVGFNISADNMLQEFILIINPLSSAVLFFAIALMFKHRLRNIMIVAFSIIATLVLYFNLLYYRFFTDFLTLPVLFQTSNLNDLGTSIVGLMHLGDLLIVADILILTLLIVTKRVPAVRRLKREPVILMSLAVVLFLANLSIAQAERPQLLSRSFDRELLVKNIGLLNYHVYDGYIQSQSRAQRVFADSSDIVEVKNYAQANHKEPDPELFGIAEGKNVVMISLESLQTFVINNTVNGEEVTPFLNDLIEDSYYFENFYHQTAQGKTSDSEFIVENSMFGRDSGSVFFTHGGNEYNALPELLSDKGMYSSVMHANNKSFWNRDIMYQSLGYDQFFDVNSYEVNEENSVGWGLKDVDFFEQSIDLLQSQPKPFYTKFITLTNHFPFELDEEDKMIDEYDSNSGTLNRFFPTVRYMDHALERFFEEMKEADLYDDTIFILYGDHYGISENHNKAMSMYLDKDEITPFDTVQLQRVPMIVHIPGHDKHETIDTVGGQIDVKPTLMHLLGHSTRNDIQFGTDLFSPENESMAVLRNGSVITDDIVYTNGTCYNKDGEEIEAESCEPYVEKGLQDLEHSDRIIYGDLFRFFDSQEDNETEPDEEDAA, from the coding sequence ATGGAAAAAGTAAAGTCTGCGCTAAGCCGATTAAAGTTGTATTGGTTAGCTGTATTCATGTTAACAATTAAATCATATATTCTTTATAAAGTTGGGTTTAACATCTCAGCAGATAATATGCTTCAGGAGTTTATATTGATTATTAATCCTTTAAGCTCTGCTGTACTATTCTTTGCAATCGCTCTGATGTTTAAGCACCGACTTCGCAACATCATGATTGTTGCTTTCAGTATCATTGCTACTCTAGTTTTATACTTTAACTTGTTATACTACCGATTTTTCACAGATTTCTTAACGTTACCGGTCCTATTTCAAACAAGTAACTTAAATGATCTTGGAACAAGTATTGTAGGATTAATGCATTTGGGTGATTTATTAATCGTCGCAGATATTCTTATCCTGACATTACTCATCGTGACAAAACGTGTACCAGCCGTTCGTCGCTTAAAGCGTGAACCGGTCATCCTCATGTCACTGGCTGTTGTGCTTTTTTTAGCTAACTTATCGATTGCACAAGCGGAACGCCCACAGCTGTTGTCTAGATCGTTTGACCGTGAGTTACTCGTTAAAAACATCGGACTATTAAACTATCACGTTTATGATGGATATATCCAATCACAGTCTCGCGCGCAGCGTGTGTTCGCTGATAGTTCAGATATTGTAGAAGTGAAGAATTACGCTCAAGCTAACCATAAAGAGCCGGATCCAGAACTCTTTGGAATTGCTGAAGGCAAAAACGTTGTGATGATTTCACTTGAATCATTACAAACATTTGTCATTAATAACACAGTGAATGGAGAAGAAGTAACCCCATTCTTAAACGACTTAATTGAAGATAGTTATTATTTCGAGAATTTCTATCATCAAACGGCGCAAGGAAAAACATCGGATTCTGAGTTTATTGTAGAGAATTCTATGTTTGGCCGAGACAGTGGTTCGGTCTTCTTCACACATGGTGGCAATGAGTACAATGCACTTCCAGAGCTTCTAAGTGATAAAGGCATGTACAGTTCCGTTATGCATGCGAACAACAAAAGCTTCTGGAACCGCGATATCATGTATCAATCACTGGGTTACGATCAATTCTTTGATGTGAATAGCTATGAAGTAAATGAAGAAAATTCAGTAGGTTGGGGTCTGAAGGACGTTGATTTCTTCGAACAGTCCATTGATCTTCTACAATCACAGCCTAAACCTTTTTATACTAAGTTCATTACCTTAACCAATCATTTCCCATTTGAACTAGATGAGGAAGACAAAATGATTGATGAGTATGATTCCAATAGTGGAACACTGAACCGTTTCTTCCCAACGGTTCGTTACATGGACCATGCGTTAGAGCGCTTCTTTGAAGAGATGAAGGAAGCTGACCTATATGATGATACAATCTTCATTTTATATGGTGACCATTATGGAATCTCTGAGAACCACAATAAAGCAATGAGTATGTATCTTGATAAGGATGAAATCACTCCTTTTGATACCGTTCAGCTTCAACGTGTACCAATGATCGTTCATATTCCTGGACACGACAAGCATGAAACCATTGATACAGTTGGAGGCCAAATCGATGTGAAACCTACACTGATGCACCTGTTAGGTCATAGCACAAGAAACGACATCCAATTCGGAACGGACCTTTTCTCACCTGAAAATGAATCTATGGCCGTATTACGTAATGGAAGTGTGATTACGGACGATATCGTTTACACAAACGGTACGTGCTATAACAAAGATGGAGAAGAGATTGAAGCTGAATCATGTGAGCCATATGTGGAAAAAGGGCTGCAAGACCTTGAACACTCCGATCGCATTATTTATGGAGATTTATTCCGATTCTTTGATTCACAAGAAGATAACGAAACCGAACCAGATGAAGAAGATGCCGCATAA